The nucleotide window TGTTAAACTACCATTAGCCCAAAACTTTGCCAGTGAACACATCAAATTAAATAATACTGTTCAACTTAGAATGGCGTTAAGAAGGTTCTATTGAAGGAACAAATCCCCTTATCTTTTCTATAAGTATTGCATTTAAATGAAGAAACAAAAAGCGAAGACGCGGCTTAGTGCGCTGTCGTATAAGCCGATAGGGCTTAGAGGGTACTGTCTTCCGGACAAGGAGCGGGCTGCTTTTCGACACTTTGGGTACCGTCAGCATGGATCGCGATGCCGGCGCGGAGCTCGGCCATAGAACCGCACATTTTTTCAGCGAATTCATCGCGGCTGAGCGCAAAGGCCGGACTTACTTCCAGCGAGACCGCGCAATGCCCTTGCTCATCTCTGGGCACGACGCATCCTGCAGCTTCAAACCAAGGCGCCCAATAATCCGACATGGATTGACGTGCCGCGACAACGCTATTGATACCTTCAAATTGCTTGATGGGTGTATATTCACCGATGCGCTCTATTTCCAACGATACGGGCGGATGTCTGATAAAGCGCAGGGCATCAAAAATGAAGGTCTCAAACTTATAACCGTTGGGTGTGTCGGGTTGCACTTTTTCGCCTGTCTCATTGATACAGGGAATCTTTTTAAAGGCTTTGTGCCATGGAAAAACATCGAAATGGCGGTAGAGCTCTTCCACAAAGGCAACAGACAGGCCGTGAATGGCAGGATTGCCCGGACTAAAAACAGGAGCTCCCGATTCTTCCACAGCCAATAATTGGGGATAATGGTCCAACTCGCTGTATTCAATAACGCGGTATTCTCCATCGCAAATACAATGCACCCCCACGGCCTCGCGCTCGTTATTGCGACGATGACATTTTGAGGACATGGAGGCGTTGCGCAAGACATGGTAGCCGATAAAATAAGGATCTACCATTTTGGCGGCCCAATTGTCCACTTGAGAATAGGTGAACAATTCTACGCCACGTTTACGGGCGTCCTCAACTGCGCCGCCGTCTACCAAGGCTTCAATAGCCCCTCCGTGTCCATTGGGACTGGTCGCTAGGCGTCCGGGACTTTCAAGAATCAGTTTCCCTTGTGGATCCAGACAGGGGATCATACGTTGGGGCAGGAAGAAAACATTCTCGCGCTTCAATCCCCAAAAATTGTGGGTCTCGAAAAACGCGCGGGTAGCTTCATGGTTGGAATCACTGACCATGAGATACCAAGGTAAGATCACTTGATAGCGCTCTTGCAGTTTATTGATTTTTTCCGCTTGATATTGGAATAGCGAATGTTTTGAAATGGGCCCGACAGGATAGCTTCCTTTCGGTCCGGGAAATCCGAGCCGTGTGCCTTGCCCTCCCGCCACCACAAAAACACCTACACGCCCTTGGCGTAAAAATTCTTCGCCCGCATCCAAAGCGGCGCGTGCGTCTCCATCGCTTTCGTCAACAGGAGGTATGAGCTGTATGGGGAGAATCGAATTAAAATGTTCTTCCGCCTTTTCAGTGTGTATCCACGCTTCGGACAAACGTTTTAGGAGCTGAAAATCCACACCGGCTATTTGATTTAAAAAAGCGGTTCTTGCGCTCTCGGTGAGCTGATCCCAAAACCTAAAAATATGGTCTTGTCCATAGGCTGCCGCCCGTTCGCGCAATTGTGTTTCAAGCGTATCCATCATATGGGACTCCAAGATTTTCCCTGCTTATTCATTTCGTCACGCTGTCGTTTGTTGGGCAGCAATCCCGGTTTCGCTCCCTCCATCAGCTCGAACTTTGAACCGCATCGATCACAAAATCCGTAATCGAATTGCGGCTGTTCTAAAGGTTCTGCACAACGGGGACAAGCGGGCTGAAATCGACGGTATAACTGTTCAGGTTCCTCGAAAACAAGCTGACAACAAGGGCATTGCCCCATCATTGCAGCGCGGCGCCAAATGCGTGTAAATCGTGATTCTTGTTGGCAGACACTACACCAAGCATGGCGCGCCACTAATGGGAAACGCTCTTGACTTTGCAAGGATTTATTGGGATTATCTCCCGATTTTGGCCGTTTAAACCAGCGCATGGACAGGTATCCTTTT belongs to Candidatus Hydrogenedentota bacterium and includes:
- a CDS encoding UDPGP type 1 family protein; protein product: MMDTLETQLRERAAAYGQDHIFRFWDQLTESARTAFLNQIAGVDFQLLKRLSEAWIHTEKAEEHFNSILPIQLIPPVDESDGDARAALDAGEEFLRQGRVGVFVVAGGQGTRLGFPGPKGSYPVGPISKHSLFQYQAEKINKLQERYQVILPWYLMVSDSNHEATRAFFETHNFWGLKRENVFFLPQRMIPCLDPQGKLILESPGRLATSPNGHGGAIEALVDGGAVEDARKRGVELFTYSQVDNWAAKMVDPYFIGYHVLRNASMSSKCHRRNNEREAVGVHCICDGEYRVIEYSELDHYPQLLAVEESGAPVFSPGNPAIHGLSVAFVEELYRHFDVFPWHKAFKKIPCINETGEKVQPDTPNGYKFETFIFDALRFIRHPPVSLEIERIGEYTPIKQFEGINSVVAARQSMSDYWAPWFEAAGCVVPRDEQGHCAVSLEVSPAFALSRDEFAEKMCGSMAELRAGIAIHADGTQSVEKQPAPCPEDSTL